A region from the Conexibacter woesei Iso977N genome encodes:
- a CDS encoding DUF2520 domain-containing protein, translating to MTTVIPRCTVVGHGRLGVALAAALRAAGVAVDGPLDRASAPDADAPVVLLAVPDGEIANAAQALRNPGAVTFLGHCSGATTLAPLRGRGRAQHAFSLHPLMTVTRAGADFAGATAAVAGSTAEALALATHLARTLDMNPIDVPDRDRAAYHAAASMASNFLLTLEWAAQRVGHLDRAALAPLVRATVDNWLEQGPAQALTGPIARGDEATVRRQRAAVVTRTPDLAELFDALTEATRTLAAEPARA from the coding sequence ATGACCACTGTCATCCCCCGCTGCACGGTCGTGGGTCACGGCCGTCTCGGAGTTGCCCTTGCCGCGGCGTTGCGCGCCGCCGGTGTGGCCGTCGACGGCCCGCTGGACCGCGCCTCCGCGCCGGACGCCGACGCGCCCGTGGTCCTGCTCGCGGTCCCGGACGGCGAGATCGCCAACGCGGCGCAGGCCCTCCGCAACCCCGGCGCGGTCACCTTCCTCGGCCACTGCTCCGGCGCCACCACGCTCGCGCCCCTGCGCGGCCGCGGCCGCGCCCAGCACGCCTTCTCCCTGCACCCGCTGATGACCGTCACGCGTGCGGGCGCGGACTTCGCCGGCGCGACGGCCGCCGTGGCGGGCAGCACGGCAGAAGCGCTCGCGCTCGCGACGCACCTCGCCCGCACCCTCGACATGAACCCCATCGACGTCCCCGACCGCGACCGCGCCGCCTACCACGCCGCCGCCTCGATGGCCTCCAACTTCCTGCTGACCCTGGAATGGGCCGCGCAGCGCGTCGGCCACCTGGACCGCGCAGCGCTCGCACCCCTCGTCCGCGCGACCGTCGACAACTGGCTCGAGCAGGGCCCCGCGCAAGCGCTCACCGGCCCGATCGCCCGCGGCGACGAGGCCACCGTCCGCCGCCAGCGCGCCGCGGTCGTCACCCGGACCCCCGACCTCGCCGAGCTCTTCGACGCGCTCACCGAGGCGACCCGCACCCTGGCGGCGGAGCCCGCGCGCGCATGA
- a CDS encoding VOC family protein, with protein sequence MRLIRIDHASLNTGDRAATLRWYDEVLGLRRAHPDAPAVAEEPMFLGADGAQVALFADRAPGLRHVALATDAEGFAEVRAALEARGCAFKEERHTAHDSIYVDDPDGNTLEVMIAPELGGFAG encoded by the coding sequence ATGAGGCTGATCCGCATCGACCACGCGTCGCTCAACACGGGCGACCGCGCCGCGACCCTGCGGTGGTACGACGAGGTGCTCGGGCTCCGGCGCGCGCACCCGGACGCGCCCGCCGTTGCCGAGGAGCCGATGTTCCTCGGCGCCGACGGCGCGCAGGTCGCGCTGTTCGCCGACCGGGCGCCGGGGCTCCGGCACGTCGCGCTGGCCACCGACGCGGAGGGCTTCGCCGAGGTCAGGGCCGCGCTGGAGGCCAGGGGCTGCGCGTTCAAGGAGGAACGCCACACGGCGCACGACTCGATCTACGTCGACGATCCCGACGGCAACACGCTCGAGGTCATGATCGCGCCGGAGCTCGGCGGGTTCGCGGGCTGA
- a CDS encoding lytic transglycosylase, which produces MSGETLSGIAAANGLSPAALAAANGLPADAFVISGRTLTVPAAGVSATPTTSSSQPAPFGGYRVRLGDSLGKIAGELGTSISALAAANGISPSGTILAGTSLRLPGGAGSTTTAPAATTASGSTASGGHFVVPGDTLTGIAAANGITPAALAAANGLQPNAFVIAGTRVKIPAAAPAASVPVVAAANVPPQGAATGSPGRLSASQIGSIAGANGAPASLATAIAWQESGFNNAMVSNANARGIMQVMPDTWTYVQNQLGSGPLNPASPSDNVRAGSLLLARLLRDTGGDPTTAVAAYYQGLGSVRRIGLLPETRRYVANVLSLRSRFGG; this is translated from the coding sequence GTGAGCGGTGAGACGCTCTCAGGGATCGCGGCCGCCAACGGCCTCTCGCCGGCGGCGCTGGCGGCGGCCAACGGGCTGCCGGCGGATGCGTTCGTGATCTCCGGCAGGACGCTGACGGTCCCCGCCGCCGGCGTGTCGGCGACTCCTACAACTTCCTCCTCCCAGCCCGCGCCGTTCGGCGGCTACCGGGTCCGGCTCGGCGACTCGCTCGGCAAGATCGCGGGTGAGCTGGGCACGTCGATCAGCGCGCTCGCGGCAGCCAACGGGATCAGCCCGAGCGGGACGATCCTTGCCGGCACCTCGCTGCGGCTCCCCGGCGGCGCCGGATCGACGACCACCGCCCCCGCGGCGACGACCGCGTCCGGGAGCACGGCGAGCGGCGGCCACTTCGTCGTCCCCGGCGACACGCTCACCGGGATCGCCGCCGCCAACGGCATCACGCCGGCCGCGCTCGCGGCGGCCAACGGCCTGCAGCCCAATGCCTTCGTGATCGCGGGCACGCGCGTGAAGATCCCGGCGGCGGCCCCCGCGGCGAGCGTCCCGGTGGTCGCGGCGGCGAACGTCCCGCCGCAGGGCGCGGCGACCGGCTCGCCCGGGCGGCTGAGCGCGTCGCAGATCGGCTCGATCGCCGGCGCCAACGGCGCGCCCGCCTCGCTCGCGACCGCGATCGCCTGGCAGGAGTCCGGTTTCAACAACGCGATGGTCAGCAACGCGAACGCCCGCGGGATCATGCAGGTGATGCCCGACACCTGGACCTACGTCCAGAACCAGCTCGGCTCCGGCCCGCTGAACCCGGCGTCGCCGTCCGACAACGTCCGCGCCGGCTCGCTGCTCCTGGCCCGCCTGCTCCGCGACACCGGCGGCGATCCGACGACCGCCGTCGCCGCCTACTACCAGGGTCTCGGCTCCGTCCGCCGCATCGGCCTGCTGCCCGAGACCCGCCGCTACGTCGCCAACGTCCTCTCCCTCCGCTCCCGCTTCGGCGGCTGA
- a CDS encoding inorganic phosphate transporter, whose translation MGSDIVLYIVIVTALAFDFTNGFHDTANAIATSISTRAMSPRAAVAMSSVFNFVGAFISLEVAATVASGIVNAGAVTPTVVFGGLIGAIAWNLATWWFGLPSSSSHALIGGMIGSVFVADGASAINGDGIVEKVIIPALIAPTLAFAVAGVSILIAYRVVGRQRPGVVNRGYRLGQIVTGSMFSLAHGTNDAQKTMGIITLALIANGNLSANDFHVPTWVVICSATAISLGTYSGGWRIIRTMGSRIIKMDPAQGFSAQGAGAAVVLTASHLGFPLSTTHVISGGVMGAGAAKRLSAVRWGVAGNIALAWLLTLPCSAFIGGLAYGLSSIFGSDALGVILVALLVIGLIAAAFGTRVRRGPALTTPPAGAEA comes from the coding sequence GTGGGCAGCGACATCGTCCTGTACATCGTCATCGTCACGGCGCTGGCGTTCGACTTCACCAACGGGTTCCACGACACCGCGAACGCGATCGCGACGTCGATCTCCACGCGTGCGATGTCCCCGCGCGCGGCCGTCGCGATGTCGTCGGTCTTCAACTTCGTCGGCGCGTTCATCTCGCTGGAGGTCGCCGCGACGGTCGCCAGCGGGATCGTCAACGCGGGCGCGGTCACGCCGACGGTCGTCTTCGGCGGCCTGATCGGCGCGATCGCCTGGAACCTCGCGACCTGGTGGTTCGGGCTGCCGTCGTCGTCGTCGCACGCGCTGATCGGCGGGATGATCGGCAGCGTGTTCGTCGCCGACGGCGCGAGCGCGATCAACGGCGACGGGATCGTCGAGAAGGTCATCATCCCGGCGCTGATCGCGCCGACGCTGGCCTTCGCGGTCGCGGGCGTCTCGATCCTGATCGCCTACCGCGTCGTCGGCCGGCAGAGGCCGGGCGTCGTCAACCGCGGCTACCGGCTCGGGCAGATCGTGACCGGCTCGATGTTCTCGCTCGCGCACGGGACCAACGACGCGCAGAAGACGATGGGGATCATCACGCTCGCGCTGATCGCCAACGGGAACCTGAGCGCCAACGACTTCCACGTCCCGACGTGGGTCGTGATCTGCTCGGCCACCGCGATCTCCCTGGGGACCTACAGCGGTGGCTGGCGGATCATCCGGACGATGGGCTCGCGCATCATCAAGATGGACCCGGCGCAGGGCTTCAGCGCGCAGGGCGCGGGCGCGGCGGTCGTGCTGACCGCGTCGCACCTCGGCTTCCCGCTGTCGACCACGCACGTGATCAGCGGCGGCGTCATGGGCGCGGGCGCGGCCAAGCGACTGAGCGCGGTGCGCTGGGGCGTGGCCGGGAACATCGCGCTGGCGTGGCTGCTGACGCTGCCGTGCTCGGCCTTCATCGGCGGCCTGGCCTACGGGCTGAGCTCGATCTTCGGCAGCGACGCGCTCGGCGTCATCCTCGTCGCGCTGCTGGTCATCGGGCTGATCGCCGCGGCGTTCGGCACGCGCGTCCGGAGGGGCCCGGCCCTGACGACGCCGCCCGCGGGGGCCGAGGCGTGA
- the panD gene encoding aspartate 1-decarboxylase: MQRIMLKSKIHRATVTDSDLHYVGSITIDPDLLEAANILEHEQVHVVDVDNGARFETYTIAGERGSGAMKVNGAAARLVHRGDTIIVISYGQYDEADLEHYEPRVVHVEKDTNNIIDVDAAVATLLS, encoded by the coding sequence ATGCAGCGCATCATGTTGAAGTCCAAGATCCACCGGGCCACGGTCACGGACAGCGATCTTCACTACGTAGGGTCGATCACCATCGACCCCGACCTGCTCGAGGCGGCGAACATCCTCGAGCACGAGCAGGTGCACGTCGTCGACGTCGACAACGGCGCCCGCTTCGAGACCTACACCATCGCGGGCGAGCGTGGCTCGGGCGCGATGAAGGTCAACGGCGCCGCGGCCCGCCTCGTGCACCGCGGCGACACGATCATCGTCATCTCCTACGGGCAGTACGACGAGGCCGACCTGGAGCACTACGAGCCCCGGGTCGTCCACGTCGAGAAGGACACCAACAACATCATCGACGTGGATGCGGCGGTGGCGACCCTCCTCTCGTAG
- a CDS encoding acyltransferase, which produces MPAGLTRAQARLWWQKWAWYERNARPLHRARIHYELARRESFARWPIHGEVLEMLREDRLQLGPQVQFEPNVWLTGPPPARIVIGGGTFLNMGVMVAAVNLVEIGRHCMFANGAFVTDGNHRFDDPEKPVPWQGFTTKGPTRIGDNVWCGANVVVTSGVTIGERSVIGANSVVTTDIPPFSIAAGAPARVIKTITYAEHPSGGLPSDAPVGG; this is translated from the coding sequence ATGCCCGCCGGGCTCACCCGGGCCCAGGCGCGCCTGTGGTGGCAGAAGTGGGCGTGGTACGAGCGCAACGCGCGCCCGCTGCACCGCGCCCGGATCCACTACGAGCTGGCCAGGCGCGAGTCGTTCGCGCGCTGGCCGATCCACGGCGAGGTCCTGGAGATGCTCCGGGAGGACCGTCTACAACTTGGTCCGCAGGTCCAGTTCGAGCCCAACGTCTGGCTCACCGGCCCGCCGCCCGCGCGGATCGTCATCGGCGGCGGGACGTTCCTCAACATGGGGGTGATGGTCGCCGCCGTCAACCTGGTGGAGATCGGCCGCCACTGCATGTTCGCCAACGGCGCCTTCGTCACCGACGGCAACCACCGCTTCGACGACCCGGAGAAGCCCGTCCCGTGGCAGGGCTTCACGACCAAGGGCCCGACCCGGATCGGCGACAACGTCTGGTGCGGCGCCAACGTCGTGGTCACCTCCGGCGTCACGATCGGCGAGCGCAGCGTGATCGGCGCCAACTCGGTCGTGACGACCGACATCCCGCCGTTCTCCATCGCCGCCGGCGCGCCCGCCAGGGTGATCAAGACCATCACCTACGCCGAGCACCCGTCCGGCGGCCTGCCGTCCGACGCGCCGGTCGGCGGCTAG
- a CDS encoding RNA polymerase sigma factor, translating into MNKTGLRHPARLAGSSFLRLQSDERLAELATAGHDAAFDAIVVRYRPALLRYCGAIVGSSRAEDAVQQTLLNAHTALGDADEVRHLRSWLYRIAHNVSLNLLRSVRDDVSLDADGAEGLRLPAPASPVESFEASEQFRATVAALQALPERQRAALVLRELEGRSHEEIASALGVSAGSARQHLMRARVAMRGAVTAVTPWGLIVRIAEMASAGGGGGGGLETAATAGLGAGLAKVTAGVMATGALVGGAAVGTHEVIRHDSAAPAQADVVHTTKPSSHTTTTREKPISLPAAATRTTPTSHPATRETEHHHGRDHRRGRSGRHGSDDSSSHHATATPLADDHRGGRGGGSDDTTEHSTSSGSGSGSGSGSSGSTRHGSDDSSTTSHSGSGKSGRSGTSETSGRSSGGGSSSDDTPTLSSPTPPTPSSTDSGSGSGKSSDDASSPSSSSTPTSGSNSSGSGKSTDDDSSGSGKSSDG; encoded by the coding sequence ATGAACAAGACCGGATTGCGCCATCCCGCCCGCCTGGCGGGTTCGTCGTTCCTGCGGTTGCAGAGCGACGAGCGGCTCGCCGAGCTGGCGACCGCGGGCCACGACGCCGCGTTCGACGCGATCGTGGTGCGCTACCGCCCGGCGTTGCTCCGGTACTGCGGGGCGATCGTCGGGTCCAGTCGTGCCGAGGACGCGGTCCAGCAGACGCTGCTGAACGCTCACACCGCTCTTGGAGATGCCGACGAGGTGCGTCATTTGCGCTCTTGGCTCTACCGGATCGCCCACAACGTGTCTTTGAACCTGCTGCGCAGCGTGCGCGACGACGTGTCCCTGGACGCGGACGGCGCTGAGGGCCTGCGCTTGCCCGCGCCGGCGTCGCCGGTCGAGTCCTTCGAGGCCTCGGAGCAGTTCCGCGCGACGGTCGCCGCGCTGCAGGCGCTGCCCGAGCGCCAGCGCGCGGCGCTGGTGCTGCGCGAGCTGGAGGGGCGCTCGCACGAGGAGATCGCCTCGGCGCTCGGCGTGTCCGCGGGCTCGGCGCGCCAGCACCTGATGCGGGCACGCGTCGCGATGCGCGGCGCCGTGACGGCCGTGACACCGTGGGGCCTGATCGTCCGGATCGCCGAGATGGCTTCGGCGGGCGGCGGAGGCGGCGGCGGGTTGGAGACCGCCGCGACCGCCGGGCTGGGCGCGGGGCTGGCGAAGGTGACGGCCGGCGTGATGGCAACCGGCGCGCTGGTCGGCGGCGCCGCCGTCGGGACGCACGAGGTCATCCGCCACGACAGCGCCGCGCCGGCTCAGGCGGACGTCGTGCACACGACGAAGCCGTCGTCGCACACCACGACGACGAGGGAGAAGCCGATCTCGCTCCCCGCTGCGGCCACGCGCACAACTCCGACGTCCCACCCCGCGACGCGCGAGACCGAGCACCACCACGGCCGCGACCACAGGCGCGGGCGCAGCGGCAGGCACGGCAGCGACGACTCCTCGTCCCACCACGCCACGGCGACACCACTCGCCGATGACCACAGGGGCGGTCGCGGCGGCGGGAGCGACGACACCACCGAGCACTCCACGAGCTCAGGCTCGGGCTCGGGCTCTGGTTCCGGTTCGTCCGGGTCGACCAGGCACGGCAGCGACGACTCCTCCACCACCTCCCACTCCGGTTCCGGCAAGTCGGGCCGGTCCGGGACATCCGAGACCTCCGGCAGGTCCAGCGGCGGCGGCAGCAGCAGCGACGACACCCCCACCCTCTCCTCGCCCACCCCGCCGACCCCCAGCTCCACCGACTCCGGCTCGGGCTCCGGCAAGTCCAGCGACGACGCCTCCTCCCCCTCCAGCTCGAGCACCCCCACCTCCGGCTCCAACTCCTCCGGCTCCGGCAAGTCGACCGACGACGACTCCTCCGGCTCCGGCAAGTCCAGCGACGGCTAG
- a CDS encoding VOC family protein, translated as MSIAAEGLKTILHPVTDLGAAKAFYTTMLGAEPTADSEYYVGFDVGGVHLGLVPGGDTPGPVAYWSVPDLDGKVSELLSAGATAGAPVREVGGGRRVATVIDADGNHIGLLQDA; from the coding sequence ATGTCGATCGCCGCCGAAGGCCTCAAGACGATCCTGCATCCCGTGACCGACCTGGGCGCCGCCAAGGCGTTCTACACCACCATGCTCGGCGCCGAGCCGACCGCGGACTCCGAGTACTACGTCGGCTTCGACGTCGGCGGCGTCCACCTCGGCCTCGTGCCCGGCGGCGACACGCCCGGCCCTGTCGCCTACTGGTCGGTCCCCGACCTCGACGGCAAGGTCTCCGAGCTCCTCTCCGCCGGCGCCACCGCCGGCGCGCCCGTGCGCGAGGTCGGCGGCGGCCGCCGGGTCGCGACCGTCATCGACGCCGACGGCAACCACATCGGCCTCCTCCAGGACGCGTGA
- the panC gene encoding pantoate--beta-alanine ligase, whose translation MRTVRTISELRAALRTPRTNGRTVALVPTMGYLHEGHLSLIRAAREAADLAVVSLFVNPTQFNDPNDLAAYPRDEQRDALLAQEAGADLLFAPQPDEVYPRGFTTQVRVTGPLTEALEGAHRGADHFHGVTTVVSKLLNMVGPDVALFGQKDAQQALVIRRMATDLDLPTRIEVVPTVREPDGLAMSSRNVRLSGTEREQALALHAALHTAERHVHGGDHDAASILQAARDAMTPFAVEPEYLALVDPEDLSPVTTVDQDALLAVAAHVGPVRLIDNTILTPNGGTAR comes from the coding sequence ATGAGAACCGTCCGGACCATCTCCGAGCTGCGCGCCGCGCTCCGGACGCCCAGGACGAACGGCCGCACCGTCGCCCTCGTCCCCACGATGGGCTACCTCCACGAGGGCCACCTCAGCCTCATCCGCGCCGCGCGCGAGGCCGCCGACCTCGCGGTCGTCAGCCTCTTCGTCAACCCCACCCAGTTCAACGACCCGAACGACCTCGCCGCCTACCCCCGCGACGAGCAGCGCGACGCGCTCCTCGCCCAGGAGGCCGGCGCCGACCTCCTCTTCGCCCCGCAGCCCGACGAGGTCTACCCGCGCGGCTTCACCACCCAGGTCCGCGTGACCGGCCCGCTGACCGAGGCCCTCGAAGGCGCCCACCGCGGCGCCGATCACTTCCATGGCGTGACCACCGTCGTCTCCAAGCTCCTCAACATGGTCGGCCCCGACGTGGCGCTCTTCGGCCAGAAGGACGCCCAGCAGGCGCTGGTCATCCGCCGCATGGCGACCGACCTCGACCTGCCGACCCGGATCGAGGTCGTCCCGACCGTCCGTGAGCCCGACGGCCTCGCGATGTCCAGCCGCAACGTGCGCCTCTCCGGCACCGAGCGCGAGCAGGCCCTCGCCCTGCACGCCGCGCTGCACACCGCCGAGCGCCACGTCCACGGCGGCGACCACGACGCCGCGTCGATCCTGCAGGCGGCCCGCGACGCCATGACCCCCTTCGCCGTCGAGCCCGAGTACCTCGCGCTCGTCGATCCCGAGGACCTGTCCCCCGTGACCACGGTCGACCAGGACGCGCTCCTGGCGGTCGCGGCCCACGTGGGCCCGGTGCGACTCATCGACAACACGATCCTCACCCCCAACGGAGGCACGGCGCGCTGA
- a CDS encoding pyridoxamine 5'-phosphate oxidase family protein, with product MSPRSRSQRRADTERRLAEDIDLWVATAGEDGAPHLIPLSFDWLDGTIILSTPTTSPTGRNLAAGGTARLALGPTRDVTMIDATAEILPLDALPSAQADHFATRTGFDPRQEDTEYSWFLIHPTRIQSWREANELAGRTLMRDSLWLD from the coding sequence GTGAGCCCGCGGTCCCGGTCCCAGCGCCGGGCGGACACGGAGCGCCGCCTGGCGGAGGACATCGACCTCTGGGTGGCCACCGCCGGGGAGGACGGCGCGCCGCACCTGATCCCGCTGTCCTTCGACTGGCTCGACGGCACGATCATCCTCTCGACACCGACCACCTCGCCGACCGGCCGCAACCTCGCGGCCGGCGGCACGGCCCGCCTCGCCCTCGGCCCAACCCGCGACGTCACGATGATCGACGCCACCGCCGAGATCCTGCCCCTCGACGCGCTCCCGTCAGCCCAAGCCGACCACTTCGCCACCCGCACCGGCTTCGACCCCCGCCAAGAAGACACCGAGTACTCCTGGTTCCTGATCCACCCGACCCGGATCCAATCCTGGCGCGAAGCCAACGAGCTCGCCGGCCGCACCCTGATGCGCGACAGCCTCTGGCTCGACTGA
- the panB gene encoding 3-methyl-2-oxobutanoate hydroxymethyltransferase, with translation MSTMRNITVPADASRLPVTLPRLAEKKRLGEPVVMVTAYDYPSALAVDKAGVDVVLVGDSGAMTVLGYPSTVAVELDELLVLAKAVRRGLTTPFMVADLPFGSYEVSDEQAVTTAFRFIKESGADAVKLEGGGETSVARARAIVNAGIPVMGHVGLTPQTSTALGGYRAQGRTAEAAAEVARQSIALQDAGCFSVVFEAIPSAVAEAVCEKLDILVIGIGAGPAPDGQVLVFHDLLGIREGRGARFVQRYADILDEMVAGVGAYADDVRARRYPGPDHGYSIPDEELATFRKTLADA, from the coding sequence ATGTCCACCATGCGCAACATCACCGTCCCGGCCGACGCCTCGCGCCTGCCGGTGACGCTCCCGCGGCTGGCCGAGAAGAAGCGCCTCGGCGAGCCGGTCGTCATGGTCACCGCCTACGACTACCCGAGCGCGCTCGCGGTCGACAAGGCGGGCGTCGACGTCGTCCTCGTGGGCGACTCCGGCGCGATGACCGTCCTCGGCTACCCCTCGACGGTCGCCGTCGAGCTCGACGAGCTGCTCGTCCTGGCGAAGGCGGTCCGCCGCGGCCTGACGACGCCGTTCATGGTCGCCGACCTGCCGTTCGGGTCCTACGAGGTCTCCGACGAGCAGGCGGTCACGACCGCGTTCCGCTTCATCAAGGAGTCCGGCGCGGACGCTGTCAAGCTCGAGGGCGGCGGCGAGACGTCGGTCGCGCGCGCTCGCGCGATCGTCAACGCCGGCATCCCGGTCATGGGCCACGTCGGCCTGACGCCACAGACGTCGACCGCGCTGGGCGGCTACCGCGCCCAGGGCCGGACGGCGGAGGCCGCGGCCGAGGTCGCGCGCCAGTCGATCGCCCTGCAGGACGCCGGCTGCTTCAGCGTCGTCTTCGAGGCGATCCCGAGCGCGGTCGCCGAGGCGGTCTGCGAGAAGCTCGACATCCTGGTCATCGGGATCGGCGCCGGTCCGGCGCCCGACGGGCAGGTGCTGGTCTTCCACGACCTGCTCGGCATCCGTGAGGGCCGCGGCGCCCGCTTCGTGCAGCGCTACGCGGACATCCTGGACGAGATGGTCGCCGGCGTCGGCGCCTACGCGGACGACGTCCGCGCCCGCCGCTACCCCGGCCCGGACCACGGCTACTCGATCCCGGACGAGGAGCTTGCGACGTTCCGAAAGACGCTCGCGGACGCATGA
- a CDS encoding DUF47 domain-containing protein has product MARLSQVFAPRDREFFDLFEEQGGNIARAADLLDQMLSTWPDRKEIARDILVCEQDGDRITHDIIHRLNATFVTPIDREDILLLASALDDIIDYTEEVSDYMGLYRIEAPMEQAVRMSHILVQATRQVAEALPRMRGFQDLSHYTVEINRLENDGDRVVREAIASLFDHGIDPMVVIRWKDIYERLEQAIDACEHVANVLEGIVIKNS; this is encoded by the coding sequence GTGGCCCGTCTCAGTCAGGTCTTCGCCCCGAGGGACCGCGAGTTCTTCGACCTCTTCGAGGAGCAGGGCGGCAACATCGCCCGCGCCGCCGACCTCCTGGACCAGATGCTCAGCACCTGGCCCGACCGCAAGGAGATCGCGCGCGACATCCTCGTGTGCGAGCAGGACGGCGACCGCATCACCCACGACATCATCCACCGCCTCAACGCGACGTTCGTCACGCCGATCGACCGCGAGGACATCCTCCTGCTGGCCTCGGCGCTCGACGACATCATCGACTACACCGAGGAGGTCTCCGACTACATGGGCCTCTACCGGATCGAGGCGCCGATGGAGCAGGCGGTCCGGATGTCGCACATCCTCGTCCAGGCCACGCGCCAGGTCGCCGAGGCGCTGCCGCGGATGCGCGGGTTCCAGGACCTCAGCCACTACACGGTCGAGATCAACCGGCTGGAGAACGACGGCGATCGCGTCGTCCGCGAGGCCATCGCCTCCCTGTTCGACCACGGGATCGACCCGATGGTCGTGATCCGCTGGAAGGACATCTACGAGCGCCTCGAGCAGGCGATCGACGCTTGCGAGCACGTTGCGAACGTGCTCGAAGGCATCGTGATCAAGAACTCGTAG
- a CDS encoding uracil-DNA glycosylase, with protein sequence MSSPEERREALKALFHDARGCVRCPELAQTRHTVVFGAGNANADLMFVGEAPGRNEDEQGLPFIGQAGQLLDTLLGEIGLTRGEVFVCNVLKCRPPGNRDPQPVEIERCQDYLFRQIELIEPVVICTLGNFATKLLRHDTTGIMRLHGRAEVRVVGPRAVRLFPVFHPAAALYTPSNVDVLRRDFSALPELLALGPPEQPAAVVEAPVAVAAAEPEVLPEAPLSEPPEPEARPEPETHPAQLGLF encoded by the coding sequence GTGTCCTCCCCCGAAGAGCGGCGCGAGGCGTTGAAAGCGCTCTTCCACGACGCACGCGGGTGCGTCCGCTGTCCCGAGCTGGCCCAGACCCGCCACACCGTCGTGTTCGGCGCCGGCAACGCGAACGCCGACCTCATGTTCGTCGGCGAGGCCCCGGGCCGCAACGAGGACGAGCAGGGCCTGCCCTTCATCGGCCAGGCCGGCCAGCTGCTCGACACGCTGCTGGGCGAGATCGGCCTGACGCGGGGCGAGGTGTTTGTGTGCAACGTCCTTAAATGCCGGCCTCCTGGCAACCGGGATCCGCAGCCGGTGGAGATCGAGCGGTGTCAGGACTACCTGTTCCGGCAGATCGAGTTGATCGAGCCGGTGGTGATCTGCACGTTGGGCAACTTCGCGACGAAGCTGCTGCGGCATGACACGACCGGGATCATGCGGCTGCATGGGCGGGCTGAGGTGCGGGTTGTCGGGCCGCGCGCCGTGCGGCTGTTCCCGGTCTTCCACCCGGCCGCGGCGCTGTACACGCCGTCGAACGTGGACGTGCTGCGGCGGGACTTCAGCGCGCTGCCGGAGCTGCTCGCGCTCGGCCCCCCGGAGCAGCCGGCGGCGGTGGTGGAGGCGCCTGTCGCCGTCGCGGCTGCCGAGCCGGAGGTCCTGCCGGAGGCGCCGCTGTCGGAGCCGCCGGAGCCGGAGGCTAGGCCCGAGCCGGAGACGCATCCGGCGCAGCTCGGGCTGTTCTAG